Proteins from one Halovivax limisalsi genomic window:
- a CDS encoding CocE/NonD family hydrolase: MTDTSESSNSTTRRRILQSTATGVAGTAIFANGAAAHPRSLRRRPRNEVVVENGRSQPTFRNSTAVREDVWVETTTDTDGSGSPDRVHVEVAYPSDAGPSNQLPVVLEPSPYYGGLNSGSSHSMDDELYVPDETIDRRARGGTEDAIITSEDDLVEFTGSEGDPIGPSAYEEEFRPRGFAWAYAASIGTEQSTGCPTIGGSKEIEAMKAVVDWFNGRATAYTSRSGGSTVEADWTNGATGMLGVSYNGTLPNGVAATGVDGLETIVPIAAISSWYTYYRANGAVIATGAGAGAAMDTDSLFDSVLTRSGSYVCDSVRQELIDGQDRVTGNKNDFWDDRDYVLDVDQVEASVLVVHGLHDTNVKTRNAGRWYDALTEGQVDTEHRMWLMQAAHADPINQHPNRWLDALNVWLTHWLQEPGDAIDDVPIATVERPDGSFDEYDAWPHQDVERVNVSAVYGGDGPGGLSTQAMIGDMREETFADNPSTPTTSLVDELDSEYSLVYRTNQLQTDLHVSGTIEPNLAISCNEPAALLTAILVEYDQYDNASIVCRGWMNANNFESLYQSYQLGSETGLYRARFPMQMDDYIFDSGNRLGIVLRSSDYDFTKRPSHYPELSVVPGWSSFDIPVVGGIQAFRNANGA, encoded by the coding sequence ATGACCGACACATCGGAGTCCAGCAATTCAACGACGAGGCGGCGAATTCTGCAGTCGACGGCGACGGGGGTTGCGGGAACGGCGATCTTCGCCAACGGCGCCGCGGCCCACCCACGGTCCCTTCGGCGCCGTCCGCGAAACGAAGTGGTCGTCGAAAATGGGCGATCGCAGCCGACGTTCAGGAACTCGACGGCGGTCCGCGAGGACGTCTGGGTGGAGACGACCACCGATACCGACGGTTCCGGGTCGCCGGACCGCGTCCACGTCGAGGTCGCCTACCCATCCGACGCGGGACCGTCGAACCAACTCCCCGTGGTGCTCGAGCCAAGTCCGTACTACGGCGGGCTCAACTCGGGCTCCTCGCACTCGATGGACGACGAGCTCTACGTCCCGGACGAGACGATCGATCGACGTGCTCGCGGCGGCACCGAGGACGCGATCATCACCTCCGAAGACGACCTCGTCGAGTTCACCGGCTCCGAGGGGGATCCGATCGGGCCGAGCGCCTACGAGGAGGAGTTCCGGCCGCGCGGATTCGCGTGGGCGTACGCGGCCTCGATCGGCACCGAACAGTCGACCGGCTGTCCGACGATCGGCGGGTCGAAGGAGATCGAGGCGATGAAGGCGGTCGTCGACTGGTTCAACGGTCGAGCGACGGCGTACACCTCGCGATCCGGCGGTTCGACCGTCGAGGCCGACTGGACGAACGGCGCGACCGGCATGCTCGGGGTGTCGTACAACGGCACCCTGCCCAACGGCGTCGCGGCGACGGGCGTCGACGGCCTCGAGACGATCGTGCCGATCGCGGCGATCTCGAGCTGGTACACCTACTACCGCGCGAACGGGGCCGTCATCGCGACGGGCGCCGGTGCCGGTGCGGCGATGGACACCGATTCGCTCTTCGATTCCGTGCTCACCCGCTCCGGATCGTACGTCTGTGACTCCGTCCGTCAGGAGCTCATCGACGGACAGGATCGCGTCACCGGGAACAAGAACGACTTCTGGGACGACCGCGACTACGTCCTCGACGTCGACCAGGTCGAGGCGTCGGTGCTGGTCGTCCACGGCCTGCACGACACGAACGTCAAGACGCGAAACGCCGGCCGCTGGTACGATGCCCTGACCGAGGGCCAGGTCGATACGGAACACCGCATGTGGCTGATGCAGGCCGCGCACGCCGATCCGATCAACCAACACCCGAACCGCTGGCTCGACGCGCTGAACGTCTGGCTCACCCACTGGCTACAGGAACCGGGCGACGCGATCGACGACGTCCCGATCGCGACGGTCGAGCGCCCCGACGGCTCGTTCGACGAATACGACGCCTGGCCGCACCAGGACGTCGAGCGCGTCAACGTCTCGGCCGTCTACGGCGGCGACGGACCGGGTGGGCTCTCGACGCAGGCGATGATCGGCGACATGCGCGAGGAGACGTTCGCCGATAATCCCAGCACGCCGACGACGTCGCTCGTCGACGAACTCGACTCGGAGTACTCGCTGGTCTACCGGACGAATCAGCTCCAGACGGACCTGCACGTCTCGGGGACCATCGAACCGAACCTGGCAATCTCCTGCAACGAGCCCGCTGCGCTCCTGACAGCGATCCTCGTCGAGTACGATCAGTACGACAACGCGTCGATCGTCTGTCGCGGCTGGATGAACGCCAACAACTTCGAATCGCTCTACCAGTCCTACCAGCTCGGCTCGGAGACGGGCCTGTACCGCGCCCGCTTCCCGATGCAGATGGACGACTACATCTTCGACTCGGGCAACCGACTGGGCATCGTGCTGCGCTCCAGCGACTACGACTTCACCAAGCGACCGTCGCACTACCCCGAACTATCGGTCGTCCCCGGCTGGAGCAGCTTCGACATCCCGGTCGTCGGCGGGATCCAGGCCTTCCGAAACGCGAACGGCGCCTGA
- a CDS encoding MaoC family dehydratase: MARRNDPPIMPGLYYEEFEVGETIEHDRRRTISESDNQRFCDMTMNQQPLHLDAEFAAETDFEGRLVNGLYTMALAVGITIPETTDGTIVANLSYDEVSHPKPVYHGDTIAVQSTVTDKRETSDGDRGVVTMLVEVFNQDDELVCEFERTVLSRKRATVDD; this comes from the coding sequence TTGGCCCGGCGGAACGATCCCCCGATCATGCCCGGACTGTACTACGAGGAGTTCGAAGTCGGCGAGACGATCGAACACGATCGCCGGCGGACCATCTCCGAGAGCGACAACCAGCGCTTCTGCGACATGACGATGAACCAGCAGCCGTTACACCTCGACGCCGAGTTCGCGGCCGAGACCGACTTCGAGGGCCGGCTGGTCAACGGGCTCTACACGATGGCGCTGGCCGTCGGTATCACCATTCCGGAGACCACCGACGGCACGATCGTCGCGAACCTCTCCTACGACGAGGTCTCGCACCCGAAACCGGTCTACCACGGCGACACGATCGCCGTCCAGTCGACGGTGACCGACAAGCGCGAGACGTCCGACGGCGACCGCGGCGTGGTCACCATGCTGGTCGAGGTCTTCAACCAGGACGACGAACTCGTCTGCGAGTTCGAACGGACGGTCCTCTCGCGCAAGCGAGCGACTGTCGACGACTGA
- a CDS encoding winged helix-turn-helix transcriptional regulator, translated as MVDVLDNKRVATRLRILVEIAERQPAVSQGEIAEEVGVTSQAVSEYIRELVDEGFVEKEARSRYRVTNEGVDWLFRAADDVRRFADHVTEDVLGTMGEDAAIATESVSEGDPVSLSVEDGLLTASPGTEGSATGIASTDADAGTDVGVTNFEGVIDLDPGTVTVVQVPPVRAGGSRAVDDETVASIVEDADRVVASGVEAVVVLRELGVAPAVTVAAGEVAVAATERGLDVAVVATTGAVGRVTDSLRDGDVSYEVLEG; from the coding sequence ATGGTCGACGTCCTCGATAACAAGCGGGTCGCGACCCGTCTGCGCATCCTCGTCGAGATCGCGGAGCGTCAACCGGCCGTGAGCCAGGGCGAAATCGCCGAGGAGGTCGGCGTCACGAGCCAGGCCGTCAGCGAGTACATCCGCGAACTGGTCGACGAGGGCTTCGTCGAGAAGGAAGCCCGGTCGCGCTATCGCGTCACGAACGAGGGCGTCGACTGGCTCTTTCGCGCCGCGGACGACGTCCGACGGTTCGCCGATCACGTCACCGAGGACGTCCTCGGGACGATGGGCGAGGACGCCGCGATCGCGACCGAGTCGGTGTCCGAGGGCGACCCCGTCTCGCTCTCGGTCGAGGACGGCCTCCTCACCGCGTCGCCGGGAACCGAGGGGAGTGCGACCGGCATCGCCTCGACCGACGCCGACGCCGGCACCGACGTGGGCGTCACGAACTTCGAAGGGGTGATCGACCTCGACCCCGGTACCGTCACGGTCGTGCAGGTGCCACCGGTGCGAGCCGGCGGCAGCCGCGCCGTCGACGACGAAACCGTCGCGTCGATCGTGGAGGACGCCGATCGCGTCGTCGCGAGCGGCGTCGAAGCCGTCGTCGTCCTCCGTGAACTCGGCGTCGCACCGGCGGTCACGGTCGCCGCCGGCGAGGTAGCCGTCGCCGCGACCGAGCGCGGACTCGACGTCGCCGTCGTGGCGACGACGGGCGCCGTCGGTCGGGTGACGGACAGCCTCCGCGACGGTGACGTCTCCTACGAAGTACTCGAGGGGTAG
- a CDS encoding proteasome assembly chaperone family protein, with protein MDELAVDTVADPTLDDPVVIEGLPGVGHVGSLAADHLLEELDEQTTLVRRIYSHAFPPQVSVEGGVASLTCTEVHAISPDDARDMLVFTGDHQAQHAEGHYVLADAYLDVAEEFGVSEVFALGGVPTGELIEEYAVVGAVTDESMIEPLEDAGVEFREDEPAGGIVGISGLLLGLGARRGIDATCLMGETSGYLVDPKSARAVLDVLETVLGFDVDYDSLDERADELEDVIGKIQEMEAQGGMDLPSDDDLRYIG; from the coding sequence ATGGACGAACTCGCCGTCGATACCGTCGCGGATCCGACCCTCGACGATCCGGTCGTGATCGAGGGACTCCCCGGCGTCGGTCACGTCGGCTCGCTCGCCGCGGATCACTTGCTGGAAGAGCTCGACGAGCAGACCACGCTCGTTCGACGGATCTACTCGCACGCGTTTCCCCCGCAGGTGTCCGTCGAGGGCGGCGTCGCCTCGCTGACCTGCACGGAGGTTCACGCGATTTCGCCGGACGACGCCCGCGACATGCTCGTCTTCACGGGCGATCACCAGGCCCAGCACGCGGAGGGACACTACGTGCTGGCGGACGCCTACCTCGACGTCGCCGAGGAATTCGGCGTCAGCGAGGTGTTCGCGCTCGGCGGCGTCCCCACCGGCGAGCTCATCGAGGAGTACGCCGTCGTCGGCGCCGTCACCGACGAGTCGATGATCGAACCGCTCGAAGACGCCGGCGTCGAATTTCGCGAGGACGAGCCCGCCGGCGGCATCGTCGGGATCTCGGGACTGCTCCTCGGGTTAGGCGCGCGTCGTGGTATCGACGCGACCTGTCTCATGGGCGAAACCAGCGGCTACCTGGTCGATCCCAAGAGCGCGCGAGCCGTCCTCGACGTCCTCGAGACGGTGCTCGGCTTCGACGTCGATTACGACTCGCTCGACGAACGGGCGGACGAACTCGAAGACGTCATCGGCAAGATTCAGGAGATGGAAGCCCAGGGCGGCATGGACCTCCCGAGCGACGACGACCTCCGCTACATCGGCTGA
- a CDS encoding RNA-protein complex protein Nop10: protein MKSDIRRCSEWQSEHERPVYTLDSRCPECGATAENSVPASLTPGDPRGEYRRALKRRLRG, encoded by the coding sequence ATGAAATCCGACATTCGACGCTGTTCCGAGTGGCAGTCCGAGCACGAGCGGCCGGTCTACACGCTCGACTCGCGCTGTCCCGAGTGCGGTGCGACCGCGGAGAACAGCGTGCCGGCGTCGTTGACGCCGGGCGACCCACGCGGCGAGTACCGACGCGCACTTAAGCGTCGGCTTCGGGGGTAG
- a CDS encoding translation initiation factor IF-2 subunit alpha, with product MKYSGWPEPGELVVGKIDEIEDFGVFVDLQEYEDKRGLAHVSEVASGWIKNVRDHVSEGQITVCKVLDVDRSAQQIDLSIKDVNDHQRSEKIQDWKNEQKADNWMELAFGESLDGEQYTQIANELLAAHGSLYDGFKQAAIHGSEALSETDLTDEEIEALVDTARENVSVPYVTVTGYVDLENPSASGVDGVREALSAAEGNGELPDEIELDVTYVGAPEYRIRVQAPNYKTAEDHLESSADRAIAAIEDEGGSGQFHRDRRTDEE from the coding sequence ATGAAGTACAGCGGCTGGCCGGAACCGGGCGAGCTCGTCGTCGGCAAGATCGACGAGATCGAGGACTTCGGCGTCTTCGTCGACCTCCAGGAGTACGAGGACAAACGCGGCCTCGCGCACGTCTCGGAGGTCGCGAGCGGCTGGATCAAGAACGTCCGTGACCACGTCAGCGAGGGTCAGATCACCGTTTGCAAGGTCCTCGACGTCGATCGGTCGGCCCAGCAGATCGACCTCTCGATCAAGGACGTCAATGACCACCAGCGCTCGGAGAAGATCCAGGACTGGAAGAACGAACAGAAAGCCGACAACTGGATGGAACTCGCGTTCGGCGAGTCGCTGGACGGCGAGCAGTACACCCAGATCGCAAACGAGCTACTCGCGGCCCACGGCAGCCTCTACGACGGGTTCAAACAGGCGGCCATCCACGGGAGCGAAGCGCTCTCAGAGACCGACCTCACGGACGAGGAGATCGAGGCGCTGGTCGACACCGCGCGCGAGAACGTCTCCGTCCCGTACGTCACCGTCACCGGCTACGTGGACCTCGAGAACCCCTCCGCATCCGGCGTCGACGGCGTCCGCGAGGCGCTTTCGGCCGCCGAGGGCAACGGCGAACTGCCCGACGAGATCGAACTCGACGTGACCTACGTCGGCGCACCGGAGTACCGAATCAGGGTCCAGGCACCCAATTACAAGACGGCGGAGGATCACCTCGAATCCAGCGCCGATCGCGCGATCGCGGCCATCGAGGACGAAGGCGGCAGCGGCCAGTTCCACCGCGACCGGCGAACGGACGAGGAGTAA
- a CDS encoding 30S ribosomal protein S27e: MAGSFYSVRCGDCENEQIVFGRASTEVACAVCGTTLVRPTGGNAAIEHEIVETVESR; this comes from the coding sequence ATGGCAGGATCATTCTACTCCGTCCGCTGTGGCGACTGTGAGAACGAACAGATCGTCTTCGGCCGGGCCTCGACCGAGGTGGCCTGCGCCGTCTGCGGAACGACGCTCGTCCGTCCGACCGGCGGCAACGCCGCGATCGAACACGAGATCGTCGAAACAGTCGAGTCACGATGA
- a CDS encoding 50S ribosomal protein L44e has product MEMPRRFNTYCPHCHEHHEHEVEKVRTGRSTGMKKVADRQRRRQTSTIGNSGKFSKVPSGNKPTKKTDLKYRCSECGKAHLREGWRAGRLEFQE; this is encoded by the coding sequence ATGGAGATGCCACGCCGCTTCAATACGTACTGTCCGCACTGTCACGAACACCACGAACACGAAGTCGAAAAGGTCCGGACGGGCCGCTCGACCGGCATGAAGAAGGTCGCCGACCGCCAGCGCCGGCGCCAGACGTCGACGATCGGGAACTCCGGGAAGTTCTCGAAAGTTCCCAGTGGGAACAAACCGACGAAAAAGACCGACCTCAAGTACCGCTGCAGCGAGTGCGGCAAGGCCCACCTCCGCGAGGGATGGCGCGCCGGCCGACTCGAATTCCAGGAGTGA